The proteins below are encoded in one region of Polypterus senegalus isolate Bchr_013 chromosome 2, ASM1683550v1, whole genome shotgun sequence:
- the si:ch73-41e3.7 gene encoding putative protein FAM172B has translation MEDLEKYCFTEEGELRQKETCEAFVFSYYKDDYESNHLRYQALGHLITQHVYRVLEEKCNLQRVYIPIQASEQEAKSLFFMSPGALDNPKGLIILIQDRGAVRAGQWSIKVIASEGMEKGSQIPYIKKALGESSGVIVMNPNDNFLELFGECDATTEYIMSEKGEFINKCMKDKRFVPLAKRGSTTPEEHVRYIWDHFIANSSANQIAVVAHGYGGLVFMDLLSQRSEQVQKRVYAVALIDSVHNMWHQIKDKEVQKWIQKHCRKWVLSSKPIDRYTTFMKVDCPQVSAGTESREYAPWRCIQSVFRFFGRILKGKTTHFSRDVIITRSKSEKKPTPPSKEQWTNRCLNRKTSGVGRSRTSC, from the coding sequence ATGGAAGACCTTGAGAAGTACTGCTTTACTGAAGAAGGGGAGCTGAGGCAGAAAGAAACTTGTGAAGCTTTTGTGTTCAGCTACTATAAAGATGACTATGAGAGCAACCACCTTCGATACCAGGCTTTGGGGCATTTAATTACCCAACACGTATACAGGGTTCTTGAGGAGAAATGCAATCTGCAACGAGTCTACATTCCCATACAAGCCAGCGAGCAAGAGGCCAAGAGTCTGTTTTTTATGAGCCCTGGGGCTTTGGATAACCCAAAGGGACTTATAATTTTGATTCAAGACCGAGGAGCCGTTCGTGCAGGTCAGTGGAGCATAAAGGTGATTGCCTCTGAGGGTATGGAAAAAGGAAGCCAAATCCCATATATCAAAAAGGCACTGGGTGAATCTTCAGGTGTCATTGTAATGAACCCAAATGATAATTTTTTAGAATTATTTGGTGAGTGTGATGCCACCACTGAATACATAATGTCTGAGAAAGGAGagtttattaataaatgtatgaaagacaaaagatttgtccCACTTGCCAAAAGAGGCAGCACAACCCCAGAGGAACATGTGCGATACATCTGGGACCACTTTATTGCAAATTCCTCAGCAAATCAAATCGCTGTTGTTGCTCACGGGTATGGAGGGTTGGTTTTCATGGACCTTCTATCCCAACGCAGTGAGCAGGTGCAgaaaagggtttatgctgtagcTTTGATTGACTCTGTTCATAACATGTGGCACCAAATTAAAGATAAAGAAGtacagaaatggatccagaaacaCTGTCGAAAATGGGTTCTCAGTTCCAAACCTATTGACCGTTACACAACTTTCATGAAAGTGGATTGCCCACAAGTGTCTGCAGGGACAGAAAGCCGTGAATATGCTCCCTGGAGATGCATTCAATCAGTCTTTAGATTTTTCGGAAGAATCCTGAAGGGCAAGACTACACATTTTTCAAGGGATGTCATTATCACACGAAGCAAAAGTGAGAAAAAACCGACCCCCCCTTCTAAAGAGCAGTGGACAAACAGATGCTTAAATCGCAAAACCAGTGGTGTAGGGCGCTCAAGAACatcatgttaa